In the Castor canadensis chromosome 1, mCasCan1.hap1v2, whole genome shotgun sequence genome, aaattaatacttgactaaaaatcacttttctcaaacttaaaaatattagtgTTATGTAATTTCATCTCATGAGTATTCAACCTTTGAAAAAAGCCAGGGGAAAtgtccataaaaataaatatgagaggCAAACAAAATACCTGCTTAAAAGCCCTAACCTTGTACTCtgaattttcaaaagtaaaatgaaagtaCTTGGAATAGTAGATCTCAGAAACTGTTACATTCCTTTTCAGATACAGAATTTGTggtcttagattaaccatgctaaGACTCATGATGTTCAGCTAATTATATATGATCATTGTACATTTTCTTGATAGATCAATGAAGAGTATTCATTTAAATATCACATAGAAAGTTGTGCTTGTGTGTGGAGTGCAACGATTCACACACTATAAAGTAACACTCAGAAGACTGCCAAGGGCAACAATTGAATTTTCATTGTGCTTATTCATGTACAATGAAATGTAACCtgaattcaatttttattaaCACCAATATTAATAATGCCCAAGGGACAgtttacataaattaaaaaagttttttaaagataaaatatgttttattgttCTTCATTCAGAGATCTTTTATGAGTGGTTTCTATGGATTCAACATAACCTACTGTCTATGACATGCTAGAAATTCATTCACTATATCAATTTACTTCAAAGAAATTCTTGGCTATCATAAATTATGGATGTATTATTTCATACACATACAGtttacaaaaaatatatacaagcaAAATGGCCactgtaaaatagataaaataaggTATTAATAGAGGAGAGTGCTTTGCTTCTAATCATAATACACAAAATAGCACAAGtatattttttctgaaaacattttaaatttaaaaattaaaaatccaataTTATAGGCAACCAATTCTTTGCATTATGCTATTTGTTACCTTTAATAAGCAAAACACCTTTAATACTTATGTTGTGACTGTTTCTGGCATgatatttgtgtgtctgtgtctaaGTGTGTGGgtatggttttttttgctttatgacatttaaaaatgttattcagTCTTTGGTGAAGTGGCTGCTGGTAGACTGATATCATTACATTCATGCTAATGTGATACAAATTGGGGCATTTATCAgacaggaagggagagaaatatTCTGCATTTCAAACTCCCTACTCTACTTGTATGAAATACTGGATGTTAAATCATATTGTTCTCAGAGCCATCACTTAGTCCTGAGAGACCAAAATTTCCACACACAGGGACCAGGTAAAGAGATGGTTATAATCCAGGTCAGTAATGAGAGAATGCTGAACACTGCAAATGTTGCTAAATCCTGTAAAAAAGTGAGTAATTCTGGGTCAGGTAATGAAATTGTTTActgttcttttcatttatattatgtaatactttattattttaaaactaaaagtacGTATGAATCCAAATGAGACTATGAAATTTAATCCaaatatttgctttagttattgtacTTTTgggtattttaatatttataactaGAAAATATGGAACAGATAAACCCTAACATAGCTTATCTATATGGTCAGAAATCGTTTACCACTTCTATCACTTAATTTCAGTTTCaatggttttaaaatgttttcatattgaCACCCAAATCGTTACTTTTAAGATCTATCTATTGGGagagatttttaaatgaatttatgtcAAAAGTGACTACCTACACActgatctctaatttttttcacattttatccttttttgttCAGTGACATTCAATTCCACTCTTCTTATATCTCCACTTCATAGGGGCCATTCGTGAAACAACAGGTCTATTTTGAATAGAATACATCAGTGGGCCCTATAATTCAGTTGTCTTCCCTAGgactacaaattatttttaaccaAAAGTTAGAGAATTTACTGGTATAAATATAGGGACCAAGAAAACATTGAAACTCTATAAAAATGTTGGGAGAGTTGGAATGAGTTCAGTTCAGAAGCAATGTCTCTGGGGTATGGAAAGGAGTACGTGAGAGCTTTGTATCATGTGTTATCTACATCTGATTTGCTGTGACAAGACCATTGGATACTGGTTGATTAGAGCAGGAAATCACATGAAGCATATCATAATCcttttctactctttcttctaTCTGTTCTACTAGCATCTATGAAATGCAGTGTAAATTTTTCTTCAGAATCCTGACAACAAGATTAACTTTTGAAGGTCCATGTCATGAGCTCTGCAAATTGTTGTCTAATTGCTCAGTCTTACAGCTTATGCAGgctcttctacctctgcctccaggagCCACAAACCTTACTCTATTGGATCTTTAACATAGTTGTCCATAGTCTAGTGACAATGGGATGCAAGTCTAATATTGAAGCTGGATAGGATCTAGTCAGTTAAGAGGAAAATATAAGAATGCCATCCGTGAGAATATCTCCTTTACTGCTCCACAATTTTAAATGAGGTCTGGAGACTAGGTATTCATTACCTGCAGTTCTGACTTAACTATGCTTGTCTACTGAAGGGTGCAAGAACATTTCTACAAAACTGAAAATGTCACATAACTTTCCATAATTGTGTGGAACAACTATTTGTAACAtctctcacttttatttttggagatattaaattccattttttcaagtttaaaaatacatttttattaaaaaaaacatatGTGAAATATCTCATTCTGGAGATAAGAAGTCACACAAAGGTCTACGAAGCTATTAGAATTAGCGTTCTAGTCCGAGGACTTGTAGGAGGCTAGGAGGATCAAGGTACACGTGTTGTTCTCCAtggagctgattttttttttgcaaaacgaTTCTTTCAACTCTTATTTACTAATTCTTTCACAAATTTTCCAATTGCTTACAGTTTCCtctgtcttatttttatattttgctgtgagaataaatTTGAATCTCATTTTCCATAAAACAAATTGAACTCTGATTTATAATTCAGTGtatgtaattaatttaaaaagttaggcAATTCTACCACATCTGCCATATTTAACCACttacaataacacacacacacatcttattttttcatgatttactCACTTTTTCATAATGTGATAATAGTATAATAatctgaataaaaaataatgttggGGTATGTAAACATTTTCTGCACAATTCCTTCTAAGTGACCTCTGAAAATAGCCCAAAATTTCCCTGAGAGTAAATCACTCTGCTCTGAAATCCTACCTTAGTCTGGCAGTTTCAAAAATATTATCATATTAACTTTGAAACACTCACCaaactcaaataaaaataaatgttctggATGTTAAGTAATTGAAGCTACagaccagcattttttttttttgcctttagacTTGTAGGAGAAGTCCAACCATAACAAAGCTACTATTTTATTAACTTAAATAAGGAGAAACAAAATTGTTTTGAATACAGACAtgatcttttctgttttctataaaaCACAGCTATAAATTAAACACTGTAGATGAAGGTCTATAAGTCTTCGTTTATATCTTCATCGTTACCCTGTAGTATTGGGGAATTTCATCCATAAGTTCATCTTCCTCCCAGACAGTACAAGAGCAAAGACCAAGTCATGTTCAGCTTGAAgatattaacttatttttaaaaattttttattattcatttattcacatgtgcatacactgtttgggtcacaTTAACTTCTTAATCTATTAGAAAGAGGcactaaaattaattaaaatactacATTGCATTTATGGGAACAGCTTGATTTAATTTAGATGACTGTGTGCTACAATCTCTGTATCAACGTCCATATACATGTTGCATATCATTATCATCTTATTGGCTTTTAGTTAGGTGTGTTTTCAGTAGAATCAGCTTAAATTCAGCAATTACAGCATTATCCTGTTTTAAATTTGTGCAACAAAAGACCACCAGTTGAAGTATGAACACAGTATGGTTATGATGAATCCtcacttcatttcctttttcccacTCAGGAATTTCCAGATCTGAGAGATGACAGTTGAGAATTACACTGACTTTACTGACTTTGTATTCTCAGGACTTCCTGAAAGACAGGACGTGCAACAGGGGCTCTTTGTGGTTTTCCTACTTGTTTATGGTACAATTTTGATTGCCAATCTTGGGATGATTCTGCTGATCTACATGGACACCAGACTTCACATACCTATGTACTATTTCCTGAGTAATTTATCCTTCTGTGATGTCTGCTATTCCTCCACTGTTTCTCCCAAGATGTTGGCTGATTTCTTATCTGAGCAAAAGAGGATTCCATATAATTTATGTGCCATTCAAATGTACTTTTTTGGAGCCTTTGCAGATGTGGAGTGTCTCATGTTCGCTCTCATGGCCTGTGATCGTTATGTGGCCCTTTGCAATCCTCTTCTTAATACAATTGCAATGTCCCAGAGGATCTGTACACAGATAGTGGCTGCTGCCTATATTGTAGGCTTGGTGGATTCAGCAATCCACACCTCCTTCACATTTCAATTGTCCTTCTGCAAAGTTGAATGTTAtcaatcactttttctgtgacatCCCTCCCTTGCTAGCCCTCTCCTGCTCAGATACATCCGTCAATGAGATAGTGATGTTCACTTTTGGTGTCTTTATTTTGGGGTGCAGTATTCTCACTGTCCTCTTCTCCTACAGCTACATCCTAGTTACCATCTTTAGGATGATCTCAGGAGAGGGCAGGCAAAAAGCCTT is a window encoding:
- the LOC141417768 gene encoding LOW QUALITY PROTEIN: olfactory receptor 5AR1-like (The sequence of the model RefSeq protein was modified relative to this genomic sequence to represent the inferred CDS: deleted 1 base in 1 codon), which gives rise to MTVENYTDFTDFVFSGLPERQDVQQGLFVVFLLVYGTILIANLGMILLIYMDTRLHIPMYYFLSNLSFCDVCYSSTVSPKMLADFLSEQKRIPYNLCAIQMYFFGAFADVECLMFALMACDRYVALCNPLLNTIAMSQRICTQIVAAAYIVGLVDSAIHTSFTFQLSFCKLNVINHFFCDIPPLLALSCSDTSVNEIVMFTFGVFILGCSILTVLFSYSYILVTIFRMISGEGRQKAFSTCGSHLTAVAIFHGTLLFMYLRPNSSYSMDTDKMSSVFYTVVIPMLNPLIYSLRNKDVKGALRKAISNKFCFW